From the genome of Solirubrobacterales bacterium:
GCCGAGCTGGCTGGATTGGCTCAGCTCAGTCTGTGCGTAGAACCGAGCATCACCGGGCATCGCTCAGAACTCGATCGCTGTGCCGATTCACAGACCGGGATCTCCAGGCTGGAATGCGGGAAGAAATCGAGGGTCGGCGGCGTCTTCCTGCATGAGCCACTACTGAGGAGGTTCTGATGGAAGCCTTGAATCGACACCCGCCGACGACCATCAACGCCGTCGCGCACAGGTCTGATCCGTGGCTGGGCGTCCGCGCATTCGGTGCGCTCGCGGTGCTGGCAGTTGGCGCCATACACCTGCAGCAGTACTTCGAGCTCTACTCGGCGATCCCCACGATCGGAACGCTGTTCGTGTTGAACTTCGCCGCCGCAACCGCAATCGGGCTCGGGCTACTGGCGCCGGTGGAGCGCCTGCTCGGCGCCCGTCTGGGCTCGGCGGCGCTTGGGGCTTTGGCGCTCGGCGGGATCGGCTTGGCCGCGACCGCGTTCGTGTTCCTGGCGATCAGCGAGCACACGCCCCTGTTCGGGTTCATGGAGCCGGGCTACGACCCGACGGCGATCCTCGCCTCCCGCGTCGCCGAGGGAGCGGCGGTCCTGCTCCTGGGCGCCTACCTCGTCGCTAGGTTTGCAGGGAGGTGGTCGACGGCACGCTGGTGAGCGAGAAGCTCTCCACCGGCGTCCCTCGGCGCCGGGCCGCGATTTGGTGGTATTAGAGCGATGGGCGACGTGGCATCGCAGCTAAGCGAGCGGCAGATGGCCGATCTGTGCGCGCTCGCCGACGGAACGCTTCCGGCCGACCGCCGGCAGGCGGTCGAGGCATGGGTCGCCGCCTCGCCCGAGCTTCAGGTCCTTTTGGAGCGACAGCGACGCTCGCTCTCGGCAACCCGGGTGGCCGCGAGCGAACCGGTGCCGCCCTCGGTGCCCGCTGCGGTCGAGGCGCAGTTGCCGAAGCGCCGCCGCGACGACAGGCGCCGGCTGGTACCGCGGCTCGCGTTCGGCGGCGCCGCGGCGGCGGCGGTTGCGGTCGCGCTCGTCGTCGCTCTGGGCGGCGGGGCCGGCGGGCCGACCGTCGCCGATGCCGCCGGGCTCGCGGCGCTGCCGCCCAGCGGGCCGGCCCCGGCTCACGCGAAAGGAAGTCGGGCCCAGTTGGCTGCGGACGTCGAGGGGGTGAGGTTTCCGGACTTCCGGCGCGCGTACGGCTGGCGGGCCGCCGGGATACGCCATGGCAGCATCGACGGTCGCGACGCTACGGTCGTCTACTACCGGAAGGGCAGCCGCCAGATCGGTTACGCGATCGTCTCCGGCTCTGGCTTGCCGCCGCCATCTGGCGTCGAGCAGACCGTGCGTCGGGGCGTCGAGTACGACGCGTTACGTGCGGCAGGAAATCCGGCTGTGACCTGGCGGCGAGTCGGGCACACTTGCGTGCTCACCGGGGCAGCGTCCCGCGCCGAGCTGCTCAGGCTGGCGAGGTGGCGGGGCGGGGGCGCCCTGCACTACTGATCGGGCTGAGCCGGGGCCCTCGGCGGCTCACCCCCTAGCCGCTGGGCCACCCGGTCGCGGGCGCGAAACAACCTGCTCGTCAGCGTGCCCTCGGGAACCTGCAGCGCCCCTGCGGCCTCGTTGTAGGAGAGCCCCGCGATGTCCACCGCCACCAGCGCGTCGCGGAACTCCTCGGCAAGGTCGGAGATGGCCGCGTGGACCTCCCGGAGCTCGGCTGCCTCAGCCGGATCGTCGCTCGACCGCCCTCCGCCGACCAGCTCCTCGGCTAGCGGCGTTGTTGCCGGGCGCCGGCTCTCCGCCCGACGCTGGCTGACCAAGGTGTTGCGTAGTGCCCGGAGCAGATAACCCAGCTCGCTCTCCCCGCGCAGAAAGCGCGGGCGCGCGAGCAGCTTCGCGCTCGTCTCCTGCACCAGGTCCTCGGCCTCCTCGCGCGAGTCGGTCCACGCCCGGGCGGCGCGGTAGAGGCGCGGCAGATGATCCACCAGGCGCTCGGGGTCGAGCCTGCGCAGGCCGGGCATCAGCGGCGGCTCACGCCGCCGCGGGAAGGAATCACGGCACGCCGGCGTCTGCAGTGGGCGAAGGACGAAACCATCCGACCGAGGAGGTCCAGAATGAAAAAGCTGCTAATGCTCGCCCCCATCGTGGCAGCCGTGGCGCTCGCGGCGTGTGGCGGCGGAAGCGGCAACGGCTCCGCGACTGCCGCGGCCCCGGACGCGAACGGAATGACAGTCGCGGTCAAAAACATTGGAGACGCCGGCCGCGTCCTAGTGGACTCGAGTGGTCAGGCTCTCTACGCGTCCGATCAAGAGGCCAACGGAATGGTGCTCTGCACCGGCGCGTGCAAGTCCATCTGGATGCCGTTGACCGTCAAGGGCGGCGCGCCAACCGGATCGGTCCCCGGCAAGCTGGGCATGGTCAAGCGACCCGACGGCAGCCAGCAGGTCACCTACAACGGCCGGCCCCTCTACTCGTTCACTCAGGAGGGACCGGGAGAGGTGACCGGAGACGGCCTCAACGACGCCTTCGGCGGCCACCAATTCAC
Proteins encoded in this window:
- a CDS encoding RNA polymerase sigma factor, which translates into the protein MPGLRRLDPERLVDHLPRLYRAARAWTDSREEAEDLVQETSAKLLARPRFLRGESELGYLLRALRNTLVSQRRAESRRPATTPLAEELVGGGRSSDDPAEAAELREVHAAISDLAEEFRDALVAVDIAGLSYNEAAGALQVPEGTLTSRLFRARDRVAQRLGGEPPRAPAQPDQ